The following coding sequences lie in one Alicyclobacillus curvatus genomic window:
- the lpdA gene encoding dihydrolipoyl dehydrogenase — MVVGEFTEEVDVLVVGAGPGGYVAAIRAAQLGKNVTIVDKAELGGVCLNRGCIPSKALISAAHHYEAAKEETFPGIATTASLDFAKVQEWRQSVVDKMTGGVKTLMKGNKITVMQGEVFFTAPNECRVVTEYEGKKIHFQDCILATGSRPIELRALPFSKRVISSTEALTLPEVPERLVVVGGGYIGIELGQTYAKFGSKVTIVEGLDSILSVFDAQLTRLVTRNLKKYNVDIHTGALAQSVQEDENSVTLTFKVKDEEKTVTADYVLVTVGRRPNTDDIGLDAAEVKIGEKGLIEVDGQCRTSNPHIYAIGDIVPGAALAHKASYEGKVAAEAIAGKASTVDYRCIPAVVFSDPEIATVGQSEDEAKAQYGDVSVGRFPYAANGRATALNATDGYVKLIAEKESGLLVGAQVIGVEASNLIAELGLAIEMSATLEDVALTIHAHPTLGELVMEAAEVGLGSPIHIVTK; from the coding sequence GTGGTCGTTGGAGAGTTTACGGAAGAAGTTGACGTTCTAGTTGTAGGTGCAGGTCCGGGTGGTTATGTAGCAGCCATCCGGGCGGCCCAGTTGGGGAAGAATGTAACGATTGTGGACAAGGCTGAACTTGGCGGCGTGTGCCTAAACCGCGGGTGTATTCCGTCAAAGGCGCTGATTTCTGCTGCCCACCACTACGAAGCTGCCAAAGAAGAGACGTTCCCTGGCATCGCGACAACAGCTAGTCTCGATTTCGCCAAGGTCCAGGAGTGGAGACAATCCGTTGTCGACAAGATGACTGGCGGAGTCAAGACCCTGATGAAGGGCAACAAAATCACCGTTATGCAGGGCGAGGTCTTCTTCACCGCCCCCAATGAATGCCGTGTTGTCACTGAGTACGAAGGCAAGAAGATACACTTCCAGGACTGCATCTTGGCAACTGGAAGTCGTCCAATTGAGCTGCGTGCACTCCCCTTTAGCAAACGCGTCATTTCCTCAACTGAAGCCCTGACGTTGCCTGAAGTTCCGGAGCGGTTGGTGGTTGTCGGAGGTGGATATATCGGCATCGAACTGGGACAAACCTACGCCAAGTTCGGTTCAAAAGTGACCATCGTCGAAGGTCTGGACAGCATCTTGTCTGTCTTTGACGCGCAATTGACGCGCCTGGTCACGCGCAACCTGAAAAAGTACAACGTTGACATCCACACCGGTGCACTTGCGCAATCGGTTCAGGAAGACGAGAACAGTGTTACCTTGACGTTCAAGGTGAAAGACGAAGAGAAAACGGTCACGGCTGACTATGTGCTTGTGACTGTTGGACGTCGTCCCAACACGGACGACATCGGACTTGACGCCGCCGAGGTTAAGATTGGCGAGAAAGGCCTCATCGAAGTCGACGGACAGTGCCGGACGAGCAATCCACATATCTACGCGATTGGGGACATTGTGCCTGGCGCTGCCTTGGCACACAAAGCCTCCTATGAAGGCAAGGTAGCTGCGGAAGCCATCGCAGGGAAAGCGAGCACAGTGGATTATCGTTGTATCCCAGCTGTTGTGTTCTCAGATCCGGAAATTGCGACGGTTGGTCAGAGCGAAGACGAGGCAAAAGCGCAATACGGTGATGTGTCTGTAGGTCGCTTCCCGTACGCCGCAAACGGCCGTGCCACCGCACTCAACGCGACAGACGGCTATGTAAAACTCATTGCGGAAAAGGAATCGGGCCTCTTGGTCGGCGCACAGGTCATTGGCGTGGAAGCCTCTAACCTGATTGCGGAACTCGGCCTCGCCATCGAAATGAGCGCAACGCTCGAAGACGTCGCCCTTACAATTCACGCCCATCCAACGCTCGGCGAGCTCGTCATGGAAGCTGCCGAAGTTGGGCTTGGGTCACCGATTCACATCGTGACGAAGTAA
- a CDS encoding HAD family hydrolase, with translation MLKTLLFDLDGTLLPMDQNRFMHGYFHALLPEIAQLVNPKEIADQILAATQQMVENEHPDVANIDAFKKSFFGTVDVKEEQIWPIFDAFYHGKFGELSSFTEPSPISREICRSALAKGYELVLATNPIFPENAVRHRMNWAGIGDMPFKLVTTMEHMHFCKPSPKYYLEILDRIERSPDECMMIGNDVQEDGVAGKLGMATFLVSDFVIDRGLGHTEFTHEGSLSDVLAFVERLPDLSTQAASRA, from the coding sequence ATGCTAAAGACATTGCTGTTTGATTTGGATGGAACTTTATTGCCGATGGACCAGAACCGCTTTATGCATGGCTATTTTCATGCACTGTTGCCCGAGATTGCACAGCTTGTGAACCCGAAGGAAATCGCCGACCAGATACTTGCAGCGACTCAACAGATGGTTGAAAATGAGCACCCCGACGTCGCGAACATCGACGCCTTCAAGAAATCCTTTTTTGGGACGGTAGATGTAAAGGAAGAACAAATTTGGCCTATCTTCGATGCATTTTATCATGGTAAATTTGGCGAATTAAGCAGCTTTACGGAACCTAGCCCCATTTCTCGGGAAATATGTCGAAGTGCCTTGGCCAAGGGGTATGAATTGGTGCTCGCCACAAATCCCATTTTTCCCGAAAATGCCGTACGTCACCGCATGAACTGGGCTGGTATTGGTGACATGCCCTTTAAGCTCGTCACGACAATGGAACATATGCATTTTTGCAAGCCTAGCCCGAAGTATTACCTGGAAATTTTGGATCGAATAGAGCGCAGCCCGGACGAATGCATGATGATTGGGAACGACGTGCAGGAAGACGGTGTGGCTGGCAAACTCGGGATGGCCACGTTCCTAGTGAGCGATTTTGTCATCGATCGCGGTCTTGGTCACACAGAGTTCACTCACGAAGGCTCCCTTAGCGACGTCTTGGCGTTTGTCGAGCGACTGCCTGACCTTTCGACGCAGGCGGCAAGCAGGGCATAA
- the trmL gene encoding tRNA (uridine(34)/cytosine(34)/5-carboxymethylaminomethyluridine(34)-2'-O)-methyltransferase TrmL — protein MGFATLEIQHGREYALLHIVLVEPEIPSNTGNISRTCSVTGAVLHLVRPLGFSTDDKQLKRAGLDYWNMLDIRYHDSIFELWDKHPDGRFFYIETTGKKSYAEVSYQENDFLVFGKETKGLAQEILDRSPENIVRIPIRQGARSLNLSNAVAIVAFEAYRQLGFPQMV, from the coding sequence ATGGGCTTTGCCACACTTGAAATTCAACACGGGAGAGAGTATGCATTGCTTCATATTGTATTGGTAGAACCGGAAATCCCCTCAAACACAGGGAACATATCCAGGACGTGCTCCGTCACAGGAGCTGTCTTGCATCTCGTGCGACCCCTTGGTTTTTCCACGGATGACAAGCAGTTGAAGCGTGCTGGCCTCGATTATTGGAACATGCTCGACATCCGCTACCATGATTCTATCTTTGAATTGTGGGACAAGCATCCTGACGGGCGCTTCTTCTATATAGAAACCACGGGCAAGAAATCGTATGCAGAGGTCTCGTATCAAGAGAATGATTTTCTCGTCTTTGGCAAGGAAACCAAAGGATTGGCCCAGGAGATTTTAGACAGATCACCGGAAAATATCGTCAGGATTCCCATTCGGCAAGGAGCGAGATCGCTCAACCTGTCTAATGCTGTCGCTATCGTCGCGTTCGAGGCTTATCGACAGCTTGGTTTTCCGCAGATGGTGTAG
- a CDS encoding amidase domain-containing protein: MKACLDAIRKYFDVRNEAWLNGHAGTLRDFLSLHRQWLRDESVTAAIDLKHRAMDARNTPLVRAHTKIKAQPLPRDARGKDEDRDYLVREHVTWVYQDGLDYRTEARIIWHRQHWRLESDDWRLVEAWESDETSLTPPRLAELVERDTVPGVVPERSGECVQYDRFRAFRYAELWWNGWNPNFPRLRDDCTNFISQCLFAGKIPMKQKKSRAEGWWMDIGSQPEAERWSYSWTVTEAFRQYLIHSLGAKIVRKPEELKIGDVIVYDWDGSGHVHHATIVTDFDNQGDPLVNAHTNPSYHRNYRYLDSQAWTRRTKYQFLHLPDKLC, encoded by the coding sequence ATGAAAGCCTGTCTCGACGCCATCCGAAAGTACTTTGACGTGCGCAACGAAGCCTGGCTGAATGGACATGCCGGCACGCTGCGCGACTTTTTGTCTTTACACCGACAGTGGCTACGTGACGAATCGGTCACAGCAGCGATAGACCTCAAGCACCGAGCAATGGATGCACGGAACACCCCGTTAGTCCGGGCTCACACAAAGATCAAGGCACAGCCTCTACCAAGAGATGCTCGTGGCAAAGATGAAGACCGCGATTATCTTGTTCGCGAGCACGTGACTTGGGTATACCAGGATGGACTCGACTACCGCACCGAGGCGCGCATCATCTGGCATCGTCAACACTGGAGGCTCGAAAGCGATGATTGGCGTTTAGTAGAGGCGTGGGAATCTGATGAGACAAGCCTGACGCCGCCGCGCTTGGCAGAACTCGTCGAGAGAGACACGGTGCCGGGGGTGGTTCCAGAACGCTCTGGCGAATGTGTTCAGTACGACCGTTTTCGTGCGTTCCGCTACGCCGAACTGTGGTGGAATGGTTGGAACCCAAATTTTCCACGTTTGCGAGACGACTGCACTAATTTCATATCTCAGTGTCTGTTCGCAGGCAAGATTCCTATGAAACAAAAAAAATCGCGTGCGGAGGGATGGTGGATGGACATCGGATCGCAGCCAGAAGCCGAACGTTGGAGTTACAGTTGGACTGTAACAGAGGCTTTTCGGCAATACCTCATTCACTCGCTTGGTGCCAAAATTGTTCGTAAGCCTGAAGAATTAAAAATTGGGGACGTTATTGTGTACGACTGGGACGGAAGCGGACACGTGCACCATGCTACGATTGTGACAGATTTTGACAATCAGGGCGACCCCCTCGTCAATGCCCATACCAACCCAAGCTACCATCGTAACTACCGCTACTTGGACAGCCAGGCCTGGACACGACGAACAAAATACCAGTTTCTGCACCTGCCGGATAAGTTGTGTTGA
- a CDS encoding IclR family transcriptional regulator: MPEDDLHQAPPQTSVRAVDRALDILLCFSKSEDGLSLSDIAREVNLHKSTVHRLLASLQAKGFVRKYPHSDRYCLGWSVLELMSGIYQSDELSSVVLPEMTHLRDETGETVVLYVRSGHERIRIQTVETNKSSRQPLNIGRTYPLFIGASGKVLLAYSDAGLISEVMTDPRFAKHMDREAFLNQLRKVKERGYATSLRERDADSAAIAVPVFGRHNFLAALSVTGPASRLTPESLESMRETLLQSARLITGLLSR, translated from the coding sequence ATGCCGGAAGACGATCTGCATCAGGCCCCCCCTCAAACTTCAGTGCGCGCCGTGGACAGGGCCCTTGATATCTTGCTTTGCTTTTCTAAATCGGAAGACGGCCTCAGCCTCAGCGACATCGCACGAGAGGTAAACCTGCATAAAAGCACGGTTCACCGGTTGCTGGCGTCGTTACAAGCGAAGGGGTTTGTTCGGAAATATCCGCACTCGGACCGATATTGCCTCGGCTGGAGTGTACTGGAACTTATGAGCGGAATCTATCAATCGGATGAGCTCTCGTCCGTAGTGTTGCCGGAGATGACGCACCTGCGCGACGAAACCGGCGAAACAGTTGTATTATACGTACGCTCAGGACACGAACGCATTCGGATTCAAACCGTTGAAACCAATAAATCGAGCCGACAGCCATTGAACATTGGTCGAACATATCCACTGTTCATCGGTGCATCAGGGAAAGTTTTGTTGGCTTATTCCGATGCGGGGTTGATTTCAGAAGTCATGACCGACCCACGATTTGCAAAGCATATGGACAGGGAAGCCTTCTTGAACCAGTTACGCAAAGTTAAGGAACGGGGGTACGCCACAAGTCTTCGTGAACGCGATGCGGACTCCGCAGCAATCGCCGTTCCGGTGTTCGGGCGACACAACTTCTTGGCTGCACTTTCTGTCACTGGTCCAGCTTCTAGATTGACACCGGAATCCCTGGAGTCGATGCGAGAAACATTGTTGCAATCTGCTCGTCTCATTACTGGGCTCCTATCACGTTAA
- a CDS encoding isocitrate dehydrogenase: MSAPKIVVMEGDQTGQELLEEALRVLSPDVIGTPIEFLRYDLSLENRRNTDNKVVYEAAAAMRECGYGLKAATITPEISGDVGSPNAILRKEIDGTVIVRTGRRIPGIAPPVGVFSPISVVRMAVDDAYGAKEWREGSGSGEIAMRTEKISRSVCKGVAEYAFQYAKRSNSKVFGGPKFTVSPVYEGMFKEELDAASKRYPEVEYEPQLIDATYALLLVKAGEALVIPALNRDGDCLSDLVLQMFGSIAGSESILLSLDENWKPKVIMAEAPHGTAPSLQGKNVANPMAMILAGASLLAHSDDGQVQLASRAIYEATLEAVMTGVRTPDLSGGTSTTEFTDNVIRRVQTKLEVWSTLGSAHATR; encoded by the coding sequence ATGTCCGCTCCAAAGATTGTCGTCATGGAAGGAGATCAGACCGGGCAGGAACTTCTTGAAGAAGCCCTGCGCGTGCTGTCTCCGGACGTAATCGGAACACCAATTGAGTTTTTGCGCTATGACTTGAGCCTAGAAAATCGCCGCAACACCGACAACAAGGTTGTCTATGAAGCCGCCGCTGCAATGCGTGAGTGTGGCTACGGTCTGAAAGCAGCTACCATCACACCAGAAATTTCTGGTGACGTTGGCAGCCCAAACGCCATCTTGCGTAAAGAGATAGATGGTACGGTGATTGTCCGCACAGGCCGTCGAATCCCTGGCATTGCTCCCCCGGTTGGCGTCTTCTCCCCAATCTCCGTTGTGCGTATGGCCGTAGATGACGCTTACGGTGCAAAAGAGTGGCGTGAAGGCAGCGGATCGGGCGAGATTGCGATGCGGACAGAAAAAATCTCCCGCTCCGTTTGTAAGGGCGTTGCCGAGTACGCATTCCAGTACGCCAAGCGCTCTAATTCGAAAGTCTTTGGCGGACCGAAGTTCACCGTCAGCCCCGTTTACGAGGGCATGTTCAAAGAGGAACTGGACGCGGCGTCAAAGCGTTATCCAGAAGTGGAATACGAACCTCAATTGATTGACGCTACTTACGCCCTCCTGCTCGTAAAGGCTGGAGAGGCTCTGGTCATCCCTGCCCTCAACCGAGATGGGGATTGCTTGTCGGATTTGGTGTTGCAGATGTTTGGATCGATTGCCGGGTCGGAATCCATCTTGTTATCGCTTGATGAGAACTGGAAACCGAAAGTCATCATGGCAGAAGCGCCGCACGGAACTGCACCAAGCCTGCAGGGCAAAAACGTGGCCAATCCGATGGCAATGATTCTGGCTGGCGCCTCTCTGCTCGCCCATAGCGATGATGGGCAGGTGCAACTGGCTTCGCGGGCCATTTACGAAGCGACGCTGGAGGCTGTCATGACGGGTGTGCGCACGCCGGATCTGTCCGGCGGAACAAGCACTACCGAGTTTACGGACAATGTCATCCGACGGGTTCAAACGAAACTTGAAGTGTGGAGCACACTTGGCAGCGCGCACGCAACTAGGTGA
- a CDS encoding phosphotransferase — MPRRQDSRLRSREKWDDDAASSSQESPSGANDRRDIIHATSLANVGPSTNWQLVFRKSGFPVSLQKSYGWNIKQAELRHGVMRIQTAKGTYALKRGHLSPEKLRFLEEAFKFVEEQGFHQFAPLYLSRSGNPYVLRQEQTYYATKWIAGQPVNFASLLQIRQVARAMAHFHEVSRGFETDVYTPRMEFALDDLLRERTEDLKALLAKAQTRTNPDAFDRALANHAAELRADAEESVRLVESNACLSVLRDSEETPGLCHLDVIPGNFIYTPEQHVVAIDFDMCTYAPRALDLSHLLRRALQQQHWLPDVAYTCFVEYNSAREMGASEYRLVEALLRFPYRAWRVAHSRYRMGAVEGQLEELESAVRELPRRETFLDSFARQIER; from the coding sequence GTGCCACGTAGACAGGATTCGAGACTTAGGAGCAGGGAAAAATGGGATGATGATGCCGCATCCTCCTCGCAGGAGTCTCCTTCAGGTGCGAATGACCGACGCGACATCATTCACGCGACGTCCCTTGCCAACGTTGGTCCGAGCACGAATTGGCAGCTCGTTTTTCGCAAGAGCGGCTTTCCTGTTTCTCTGCAGAAATCTTACGGATGGAACATCAAGCAAGCAGAGCTGAGACACGGCGTGATGCGCATACAAACAGCAAAAGGCACCTACGCACTAAAGCGTGGACACCTTTCGCCAGAAAAGTTACGGTTTCTCGAAGAAGCGTTCAAATTTGTCGAGGAGCAGGGTTTTCACCAGTTTGCTCCGCTGTATTTGTCACGCTCTGGGAACCCCTATGTGCTCCGACAGGAGCAAACCTATTATGCAACGAAGTGGATTGCAGGTCAGCCTGTTAACTTTGCCTCTCTGCTGCAAATTCGGCAGGTGGCCAGGGCTATGGCTCACTTTCATGAAGTCTCGCGTGGATTTGAGACGGACGTTTACACACCACGAATGGAATTCGCACTCGATGACCTTTTACGGGAACGAACGGAAGACCTAAAAGCACTCCTTGCCAAAGCGCAAACCAGAACCAACCCCGACGCGTTTGACAGGGCCCTGGCGAACCATGCTGCAGAGCTTCGTGCAGATGCAGAAGAAAGTGTTCGCTTAGTGGAATCAAACGCCTGTTTATCGGTGTTGCGGGATTCTGAAGAAACTCCGGGCCTGTGCCACCTCGACGTCATCCCTGGTAACTTCATTTATACGCCCGAGCAGCATGTGGTTGCCATTGATTTTGACATGTGTACGTATGCACCCAGGGCTTTGGACTTGTCCCATCTCTTACGCAGGGCATTGCAACAACAGCACTGGCTACCGGATGTAGCCTACACCTGCTTTGTTGAGTACAACTCGGCACGTGAGATGGGAGCCTCCGAATACAGGTTGGTTGAGGCCTTGTTACGCTTTCCTTACCGAGCCTGGCGAGTCGCTCATAGTCGCTATCGCATGGGTGCGGTGGAAGGGCAACTCGAAGAACTCGAATCTGCTGTTCGCGAGTTGCCGCGCCGAGAAACATTTCTCGATTCGTTTGCCAGGCAGATAGAGCGGTAA
- a CDS encoding methylated-DNA--[protein]-cysteine S-methyltransferase: protein MKHVDATNHMTGVASPAEAQAKAEAHTEAAISTEDIVRAVQIVEDSLDQLEQYFSGTRHTFTLPLVLRGTAFQKAVWEYLLTIPYAETRSYGDVARAIGRDKAVRAVGQANRANPIPIVIPCHRVIGQTGALTGYAGSQVHLKAALLSLEQDHRLIQSGA, encoded by the coding sequence ATGAAACATGTGGATGCCACGAATCATATGACTGGTGTGGCGTCGCCCGCTGAAGCTCAAGCTAAGGCAGAAGCCCACACAGAAGCGGCGATTAGCACCGAGGATATTGTTAGAGCTGTGCAAATTGTGGAGGATAGCCTAGACCAACTTGAACAGTATTTCTCGGGCACCCGCCACACGTTCACGCTCCCGCTGGTCTTACGCGGGACGGCATTCCAGAAAGCAGTGTGGGAATACCTACTCACCATTCCATACGCCGAAACGCGGTCTTACGGCGACGTTGCGCGGGCGATTGGTCGAGACAAAGCGGTTCGAGCGGTCGGCCAGGCGAATCGAGCCAACCCGATTCCCATCGTCATCCCTTGTCATCGTGTAATTGGCCAGACGGGGGCCTTGACAGGCTACGCAGGTTCTCAGGTGCATCTGAAAGCAGCGCTTCTGAGCCTTGAACAAGACCATCGCTTGATTCAGTCAGGAGCCTGA
- the queG gene encoding tRNA epoxyqueuosine(34) reductase QueG, protein MAEVLHERLQWMAKQVGFDAIGATTADPFPELVPRLQDYEKRGRTGFEHADIGARVDPKIWFPPAKSLISVAMAYLTAEGRQLARSHPRQGLHGQVTVYSYGEDYHTVMAERMRTLVSLLEQELGRGIQSKLAIDTAPLVDRRVAERAGLGWVGKNCMFYTPQHGSFVFLGTLAVDVEVESATAEEHPRCGSCTLCLDACPTGALVAPGVIDATRCLSYITQMKGVIPRDYRAAMGKRVWGCDTCQWACPENRGVLPAPHGEYLPSLPAGELEFPDLVEVLMWTNKSFAQRYGHTAAAWRGVRTWQRNALIALGNTRQEDAVRFVIPFLTHDRQELRISAAWALGRIGGEAASGALKKALNIETDDEVLAELRFAVEEGEAQWQ, encoded by the coding sequence ATGGCTGAGGTTTTGCATGAGAGATTGCAATGGATGGCAAAACAGGTGGGCTTTGACGCAATTGGCGCAACCACAGCCGATCCGTTTCCAGAACTCGTACCCCGCCTCCAAGATTACGAAAAACGCGGCCGGACGGGATTTGAGCACGCCGATATCGGCGCCAGAGTCGATCCGAAAATTTGGTTTCCACCCGCCAAAAGTCTCATCTCTGTTGCAATGGCGTACCTCACCGCAGAGGGGCGTCAACTCGCCCGCAGTCATCCCCGTCAGGGATTGCATGGACAAGTTACTGTCTATTCGTATGGAGAAGACTATCATACAGTGATGGCGGAGCGGATGAGAACGCTTGTGTCCCTGCTGGAACAAGAACTCGGAAGAGGTATCCAGAGCAAACTGGCCATTGACACAGCACCTTTGGTGGACCGCCGTGTCGCTGAACGAGCAGGGCTCGGTTGGGTCGGCAAAAATTGCATGTTTTACACCCCTCAACACGGGTCATTTGTCTTCCTCGGTACGCTTGCCGTCGACGTGGAAGTGGAGAGTGCCACAGCAGAGGAACATCCTCGGTGCGGATCATGCACACTTTGCCTGGATGCGTGCCCTACTGGTGCACTCGTCGCTCCCGGCGTCATCGATGCAACGCGCTGCTTGTCGTACATTACGCAGATGAAAGGCGTCATTCCTCGCGATTATCGAGCAGCAATGGGAAAGAGGGTCTGGGGTTGTGACACCTGTCAGTGGGCGTGCCCAGAAAATCGGGGTGTTCTCCCTGCACCGCACGGAGAGTATTTACCGTCCCTGCCAGCGGGCGAACTGGAATTTCCAGACCTTGTTGAGGTTTTAATGTGGACCAACAAATCTTTCGCACAGCGTTATGGGCACACAGCTGCAGCTTGGCGCGGTGTTCGCACTTGGCAGCGGAATGCTTTAATCGCGCTCGGCAATACGCGACAGGAAGATGCGGTCCGCTTTGTGATTCCATTTCTAACGCACGATAGACAGGAACTTCGCATCAGTGCCGCCTGGGCGCTGGGCAGAATCGGTGGTGAGGCCGCCTCAGGTGCGTTGAAAAAAGCCCTGAATATCGAGACGGACGATGAGGTGCTCGCGGAACTTCGCTTTGCAGTCGAGGAGGGGGAAGCACAATGGCAGTAA
- the rnhA gene encoding ribonuclease HI — translation MDAKRKQIEIYTDGACSGNPGPGGWAAVLTYEGHSREISGGEKQTTNQRMELTAVYEALRQLKEACDVVLHSDSAYVINCFKQKWYVGWRKNGWMNSKGDPVQNRDLWELLLSQVERHQVKFEKVKGHAGVAMNERCDALARAAVPR, via the coding sequence GTGGATGCAAAGCGTAAGCAAATCGAAATTTATACAGATGGTGCTTGCTCGGGGAACCCAGGCCCCGGGGGGTGGGCTGCCGTTTTGACATATGAAGGGCACAGCAGAGAGATTTCCGGCGGAGAGAAGCAGACGACCAACCAGCGCATGGAGTTGACTGCGGTCTACGAGGCCTTGCGGCAACTCAAGGAAGCGTGTGATGTCGTGCTCCACAGCGATTCCGCATACGTCATCAACTGTTTTAAACAAAAGTGGTATGTGGGTTGGCGCAAGAACGGTTGGATGAACAGCAAGGGTGATCCGGTGCAGAATCGCGATCTGTGGGAACTTCTACTCTCTCAGGTAGAACGGCACCAAGTTAAGTTTGAAAAGGTCAAGGGACATGCTGGTGTTGCCATGAACGAGCGCTGCGACGCGTTGGCACGGGCGGCGGTACCAAGATGA
- a CDS encoding endospore germination permease has product MTTGQSRARVGRRELTSMLTLLIATHAFLNYPNEASVSGLEAAWMEPIISGVCALIAFLIMDALFRKFFPGVGLLDVMKTAFGKYVSIIFSLALAAYFIMVTAGIMRQFAETVIITVLPSTPIIVVSALFVITVSYVATCGLEAVVRVAQLAFPLFVFGMLGLCILTMNWWHPVLLFPFWGAGISSIAMGSVRTSSVFLNILLLSVIYPHAKDHRDLRKVGVRSTIYGMLLLVAFLLVYHMVFAPTETAKLSSPIYSVARLIHIGRFVQRIESIYIFIWVSAAVLKMAITTWAATYILTYTFDWPSYRPIIPAVGLLCWALSLFPTDVVSVIRSQYDTLMMWSWIVIFVLPIVFLVVGLMRQRMKRGAHSV; this is encoded by the coding sequence GTGACAACAGGGCAGTCCCGAGCACGGGTGGGCCGGCGCGAATTGACCAGCATGTTGACCCTGTTAATAGCTACCCATGCGTTTCTCAACTATCCGAACGAGGCATCTGTTTCCGGACTAGAGGCTGCTTGGATGGAGCCCATCATCTCCGGGGTTTGTGCACTCATTGCCTTTCTCATTATGGATGCCCTATTCCGAAAATTCTTCCCTGGAGTGGGACTACTCGACGTGATGAAAACGGCGTTTGGCAAGTACGTGTCTATCATCTTTTCGCTGGCCCTGGCTGCATATTTTATCATGGTGACAGCCGGCATCATGCGCCAGTTTGCAGAGACAGTCATCATCACAGTGTTGCCTTCCACCCCTATCATTGTGGTCTCTGCTCTGTTTGTCATTACCGTCAGTTACGTCGCGACCTGCGGACTTGAGGCTGTGGTTCGCGTAGCTCAACTGGCCTTCCCGTTGTTTGTCTTTGGTATGTTGGGACTTTGCATACTCACGATGAACTGGTGGCATCCTGTCCTGCTATTCCCGTTCTGGGGTGCTGGTATCTCATCAATCGCCATGGGCAGTGTGCGAACCTCATCTGTGTTCCTAAACATCCTGTTACTTAGCGTCATCTACCCTCATGCGAAAGACCATAGAGATCTTCGTAAGGTCGGCGTACGCAGTACCATCTACGGGATGTTGTTGCTTGTCGCCTTTCTGCTTGTGTACCACATGGTTTTTGCACCGACTGAAACGGCAAAGTTGTCGTCTCCCATCTATTCGGTAGCAAGACTCATCCACATCGGCAGGTTCGTGCAGCGCATCGAAAGCATCTACATTTTCATTTGGGTGAGTGCGGCGGTTCTTAAGATGGCCATCACAACGTGGGCGGCAACGTATATTTTGACGTATACTTTTGACTGGCCATCGTATCGTCCCATCATACCGGCCGTCGGGCTGCTGTGCTGGGCACTCAGTCTGTTTCCGACCGACGTGGTTTCCGTCATTCGCAGTCAATATGACACCCTCATGATGTGGAGTTGGATAGTAATTTTTGTCCTGCCCATTGTGTTCCTAGTCGTTGGCTTGATGAGACAGCGGATGAAACGGGGGGCACATAGTGTTTAG